The following are from one region of the Anguilla rostrata isolate EN2019 chromosome 7, ASM1855537v3, whole genome shotgun sequence genome:
- the LOC135259653 gene encoding nuclear factor NF-kappa-B p105 subunit-like isoform X1, with the protein MNANLDAVRFGKHAMNEQDPYLPAQGSFLDMDALHWMGMDNLNFSPVSHPNGSLKIVTADGPYLEITEQPKQRGFRFRYGCEGPSHGGLPGAYSKKNRKSYPQVKVCNYQGPARIVVQLVTSTKDVHLHAHSLVGKQCEKGVCIIDLQAKDASISFPNLGILHVTRKNVSKTLEERMIEAFRMGYNHGLSIHPEIDMLQGEARLPREITDHQRDLIANAALTHSKAMDLSVVHLMFTAFLPDSDGAFTRRLDPIISDPIYDSKAPNASNLKIVRMDRTAGCVTGGEEVYLLCDKVQKDDIQVRFYKEDESGRTWEAFGDFSPTDVHRQFAIVFKTPKYQDLQLQKPTSVFVQLKRKSDNETSEPKPFTYHPQIIDKEEVQRKRQKTLPNFQDFGHPGTGGGGGMYRGGGAGPSAEGGPGTGGGLSFYQNFSTYNSYGTDYFSHGTNGGGAGGVVGMMHASQRDSCKLQRDSEDEGVVTGVTPLNMAYDIQNGKQWLCDGSIATTTPQGPSFFQMMTVKDMIKVEGDSRSDSLSVLGALCGPPAQVQGHECSSLLQGAV; encoded by the exons TTACAGCTGATGGGCCTTACCTCGAAATAACAGAGCAGCCCAAACAG AGGGGGTTCCGGTTTCGCTATGGCTGCGAGGGCCCATCCCATGGTGGGCTCCCAGGGGCATACAGCAAGAAGAACAGGAAATCCTACCCGCAAGTGAAG GTGTGTAACTACCAGGGTCCGGCACGCATAGTGGTACAGCTGGTCACCTCCACAAAGGACGTCCACCTCCACGCCCACAGCCTTGTGGGTAAGCAGTGTGAGAAAGGCGTCTGCATCATCGACCTCCAGGCCAAAGATGCCAGCATCAG TTTCCCAAATTTGGGAATCCTCCACGTAACAAGGAAGAACGTGAGCAAGACTCTGGAGGAGCGAATGATCGAGGCCTTTCGCATGGGCTACAACCACGGCTTGTCCATCCACCCCGAAATCGACATGCTGCAAGGAGAGGCTCGCCTACCGAGAGAAATCACAG ACCACCAGAGGGATTTGATTGCCAATGCAGCTCTGACCCACTCTAAGGCGATGGATCTCAGTGTGGTTCACCTCATGTTCACGGCCTTCCTGCCCGACAGTGATGGGGCCTTCACCCGACGGCTGGATCCCATCATCTCTGACCCCATCTACGACAGCA AGGCCCCCAACGCCTCCAACCTGAAGATCGTGAGGATGGACCGGACTGCAGGATGCGTCACGGGGGGTGAGGAGGTCTACCTCCTCTGTGACAAGGTCCAGAAAG ACGACATTCAGGTGCGTTTCTACAAAGAAGATGAGTCCGGGCGGACGTGGGAGGCATTTGGTGACTTCTCGCCAACAGATGTCCACCGGCAG TTTGCCATCGTTTTCAAGACCCCCAAATACCAAGATCTTCAACTTCAGAAGCCCACCTCTGTCTTTGTGCAACTCAAGAGAAAGTCAGACAACGAGACCAGTGAACCAAAACCCTTCACCTACCACCCACAGATTATCG ACAAAGAGGAGGTACAGAGGAAGAGGCAGAAGACCCTTCCCAACTTTCAGGACTTTGGCCACCCTGGaacaggagggggcgggggcatgtACAGAGGAGGTGGGGCTGGTCCTTCAGCAGAAGGAGGTCCTGGCACTGGAGGAG GTTTGTCCTTCTACCAGAATTTTTCCACCTACAACAGTTATGGAACTGACTATTTTTCCCATGGAACcaatgggggtggggctggaggtgTCGTTGGCATGATGCATG CCTCTCAGAGGGACAGCTGTAAGCTTCAGCGTGACAGTGAAGATGAAGGAGTTGTCACGGGGGTCACCCCATTGAACATG GCTTATGACATTCAGAATGGGAAACAGTGGCTGTGTGATGGCAGCATCGCCACGACGACCCCTCAAG gcccaTCCTTCTTTCAGATGATGACTGTGAAGGACATGATTAAGGTGGAGGGAGACAGCAGGTCTGACAGTCTCAGTGTTTTGGGGGCCCTTTGTGGGCCCCCAGCGCAGGTCCAGGGCCATGAGTGCAGTTCATTGCTACAAGGGGCGGTATAA
- the LOC135259653 gene encoding nuclear factor NF-kappa-B p105 subunit-like isoform X2 gives MNANLDAVRFGKHAMNEQDPYLPAQGSFLDMDALHWMGMDNLNFSPVSHPNGSLKIADGPYLEITEQPKQRGFRFRYGCEGPSHGGLPGAYSKKNRKSYPQVKVCNYQGPARIVVQLVTSTKDVHLHAHSLVGKQCEKGVCIIDLQAKDASISFPNLGILHVTRKNVSKTLEERMIEAFRMGYNHGLSIHPEIDMLQGEARLPREITDHQRDLIANAALTHSKAMDLSVVHLMFTAFLPDSDGAFTRRLDPIISDPIYDSKAPNASNLKIVRMDRTAGCVTGGEEVYLLCDKVQKDDIQVRFYKEDESGRTWEAFGDFSPTDVHRQFAIVFKTPKYQDLQLQKPTSVFVQLKRKSDNETSEPKPFTYHPQIIDKEEVQRKRQKTLPNFQDFGHPGTGGGGGMYRGGGAGPSAEGGPGTGGGLSFYQNFSTYNSYGTDYFSHGTNGGGAGGVVGMMHASQRDSCKLQRDSEDEGVVTGVTPLNMAYDIQNGKQWLCDGSIATTTPQGPSFFQMMTVKDMIKVEGDSRSDSLSVLGALCGPPAQVQGHECSSLLQGAV, from the exons CTGATGGGCCTTACCTCGAAATAACAGAGCAGCCCAAACAG AGGGGGTTCCGGTTTCGCTATGGCTGCGAGGGCCCATCCCATGGTGGGCTCCCAGGGGCATACAGCAAGAAGAACAGGAAATCCTACCCGCAAGTGAAG GTGTGTAACTACCAGGGTCCGGCACGCATAGTGGTACAGCTGGTCACCTCCACAAAGGACGTCCACCTCCACGCCCACAGCCTTGTGGGTAAGCAGTGTGAGAAAGGCGTCTGCATCATCGACCTCCAGGCCAAAGATGCCAGCATCAG TTTCCCAAATTTGGGAATCCTCCACGTAACAAGGAAGAACGTGAGCAAGACTCTGGAGGAGCGAATGATCGAGGCCTTTCGCATGGGCTACAACCACGGCTTGTCCATCCACCCCGAAATCGACATGCTGCAAGGAGAGGCTCGCCTACCGAGAGAAATCACAG ACCACCAGAGGGATTTGATTGCCAATGCAGCTCTGACCCACTCTAAGGCGATGGATCTCAGTGTGGTTCACCTCATGTTCACGGCCTTCCTGCCCGACAGTGATGGGGCCTTCACCCGACGGCTGGATCCCATCATCTCTGACCCCATCTACGACAGCA AGGCCCCCAACGCCTCCAACCTGAAGATCGTGAGGATGGACCGGACTGCAGGATGCGTCACGGGGGGTGAGGAGGTCTACCTCCTCTGTGACAAGGTCCAGAAAG ACGACATTCAGGTGCGTTTCTACAAAGAAGATGAGTCCGGGCGGACGTGGGAGGCATTTGGTGACTTCTCGCCAACAGATGTCCACCGGCAG TTTGCCATCGTTTTCAAGACCCCCAAATACCAAGATCTTCAACTTCAGAAGCCCACCTCTGTCTTTGTGCAACTCAAGAGAAAGTCAGACAACGAGACCAGTGAACCAAAACCCTTCACCTACCACCCACAGATTATCG ACAAAGAGGAGGTACAGAGGAAGAGGCAGAAGACCCTTCCCAACTTTCAGGACTTTGGCCACCCTGGaacaggagggggcgggggcatgtACAGAGGAGGTGGGGCTGGTCCTTCAGCAGAAGGAGGTCCTGGCACTGGAGGAG GTTTGTCCTTCTACCAGAATTTTTCCACCTACAACAGTTATGGAACTGACTATTTTTCCCATGGAACcaatgggggtggggctggaggtgTCGTTGGCATGATGCATG CCTCTCAGAGGGACAGCTGTAAGCTTCAGCGTGACAGTGAAGATGAAGGAGTTGTCACGGGGGTCACCCCATTGAACATG GCTTATGACATTCAGAATGGGAAACAGTGGCTGTGTGATGGCAGCATCGCCACGACGACCCCTCAAG gcccaTCCTTCTTTCAGATGATGACTGTGAAGGACATGATTAAGGTGGAGGGAGACAGCAGGTCTGACAGTCTCAGTGTTTTGGGGGCCCTTTGTGGGCCCCCAGCGCAGGTCCAGGGCCATGAGTGCAGTTCATTGCTACAAGGGGCGGTATAA
- the LOC135259656 gene encoding ubiquitin-conjugating enzyme E2 D2-like isoform X2 — translation MALKRIHKELNDLARDPPAQCSAGPVGDDMFHWQATIMGPNDSPYQGGVFFLTIHFPTDYPFKPPKVAFTTRIYHPNINSNGSICLDILRSQWSPALTISKVLLSICSLLCDPNPDDPLVPEIARIYKTDTEKYNRIAREWTQKYAM, via the exons ATGGCGCTGAAACGAATTCACAAG GAACTGAACGACTTGGCGCGCGATCCTCCGGCACAGTGTTCTGCAGGCCCAGTTGGAGATGACA TGTTCCATTGGCAAGCTACAATCATGGGACCT AATGACAGTCCATATCAAGGTGGTGTTTTCTTCTTGACAATTCATTTTCCCACAGATTACCCTTTTAAACCTCCTAAG GTTGCATTTACGACAAGAATTTATCACCCAAATATTAACAGTAATGGCAGCATCTGTCTCGATATTCTTAGATCACAGTGGTCTCCAGCATTAACTATTTCTAAAG TCCTTTTGTCCATTTGTTCACTGTTATGTGATCCCAACCCAGATGACCCCCTAGTGCCAGAGATTGCGCGCATCTACAAAACAGATACCGAAAA GTATAACAGAATAGCTCGGGAATGGACTCAAAAGTATGCAATGTGA
- the LOC135259656 gene encoding ubiquitin-conjugating enzyme E2 D2-like isoform X1 produces MALKRIHKELNDLARDPPAQCSAGPVGDDMFHWQATIMGPNDSPYQGGVFFLTIHFPTDYPFKPPKVAFTTRIYHPNINSNGSICLDILRSQWSPALTISKVLLSICSLLCDPNPDDPLVPEIARIYKTDTEKYNRLAREWTEKYAVL; encoded by the exons ATGGCGCTGAAACGAATTCACAAG GAACTGAACGACTTGGCGCGCGATCCTCCGGCACAGTGTTCTGCAGGCCCAGTTGGAGATGACA TGTTCCATTGGCAAGCTACAATCATGGGACCT AATGACAGTCCATATCAAGGTGGTGTTTTCTTCTTGACAATTCATTTTCCCACAGATTACCCTTTTAAACCTCCTAAG GTTGCATTTACGACAAGAATTTATCACCCAAATATTAACAGTAATGGCAGCATCTGTCTCGATATTCTTAGATCACAGTGGTCTCCAGCATTAACTATTTCTAAAG TCCTTTTGTCCATTTGTTCACTGTTATGTGATCCCAACCCAGATGACCCCCTAGTGCCAGAGATTGCGCGCATCTACAAAACAGATACCGAAAA GTATAATAGACTAGCCAGGGAATGGACAGAGAAATATGCCGTGCTTTAG